The sequence TTGGTAATcactgttgcggaagccaaatgtatatagtgtgaataagtcacaactactataccaaaattatgacagccaccaaataataaataagacaataaagcaacaataaaggaaacatcagaatttacgaggttcggctaattttgcctactcctcggacacaaccaatattttattccactccaaaaatacaagtgaaataatactaaagagagaagatacaaatgccttaaacagatgagaaggcaaatgagaggtgtgtttcaatcctaaacattaggccttcttttatagggaaaaaatcccccccaaacttaactcccaaccaatgtgggactttggcattttgccaaacttcaacaaatctccaccttggcaaaattccacattttcaattctctctcaataacaaattttggttgtgtcttcatcttcaatcttcagtgttcaacaatgatgatcaaatccaaacaatgttgaaacttgaccgcagtcaccacctttgtcagcatatcagcaggattctctgtagtatgaattttcttcaccgtgactccaccttttTCTATGacttctcgtacgaaatgataccgaacatcaatgtgcttcgtccttgcatgataaacttggttcttcgctaattgaatagcactttgactatcacaaaaaattgtgatacctttttgttcaacaccaagctcctttagcaatccttgaagccaaattgcctctttcacagcatctgtaatagccatgtactctgcctctgttgtagacaaagcaactgttgactgcaaagtagacttccaactaactggtgcctttgcaaaagtaaacacataaccaatagttgatcttcgtttgtccatatcacccgcaaaatctgagtcacaatatccaactacagactgattgtcttcctgctcaaaaactaacccgacatctacagtattatgaatataccgtagaatccacttcacagcttgccaatgctccttccctggattgtgcatatatctgctaataactccaacagcttgtgaaatgtcaggccttgtgcaaaccattgcatacatcaagctaccaacagcatttgcgtatggtacctttgacatatactctcgttcagcttcatccattggcgacatagtagtacttagcttaaaatgggaagcaagtggagtactaactggcttagtcttgtcatctatgccaaaacgttgaagtactctcctcaaatattccttttgagataaacagagtttctttgaacgtctatctctaattatctccatgccaagaattttctttgcctcacccaaatccttcatctcgaactccttcttcagttgaatcttcaacttatcaatttcttccaaattcttggaagctatcaacatatcatcaacatataggagaagatatacaaaggaaccatctttaagcttgtgcaaatacacacaatgatcgtatttgcttctcttgtacccttgccgcaacataaactcgtcaaatcgcttgtaccattgtctagaagattgtttcaatccgtacaacgatttttcaagtttgcacaccatattttcttttccagcaactttgaatccttctggctgagtcatgtagatttcctcctccaagtttccatgtaaaaacgcagtttttacatccatctgaactagttccaaatccaattgtgctaccaaagccaacataattctaatagaggaatgttttacaactggagaaaacacttcattgtaatcaattccctccttttgagcatatcctttggccaccaatcttgctttgtagcgaacatctaattggttaggaaatccttctttctttgcaaatacccatttgcacccaattgctttctttcccttcgggagattggccaatctccatgtatgattctgatgaagggactgtatttcatcattcatagcaatcctccacttatcttcttctgaactttggacagcgtctttataagtagtaggaacatcatcagctacaattgaggttgcacaagcaaccgtctctatgagacgaacaggtttcgttattgttctttttggcctgctggttgctattgattcaagttgttgttgagattcctgagttggaatctcctctactggctctccttccagagggtaatcttcatttgtttcctcctctgcttcttgtgtagggaaaataaattttccctcaaactccacctgcttagaagcaccttcattttgtttggtatcttctgttaccttatttaccatagcaaattcatcaaaggtaacatctctgctgaatattactttctttgtcataggacaccataagcgatatcctttgactccagaagtaattcccataaaaatagccttctttgcccttggatccaattttgactccgtcacatgataatatgcagttgagccaaacacgtgtaaagagttataatctacagcaggttttccgtaccatttttcaaatggtgttttgccatcaatagcagcagatggtagacgattaatgaggtggcatgcatatgtaattgcctcagcccaaaattctttgcccaagccagcattggacaacatacaccgtaccttctccagcaaggtccggttcatacgttctaccactccattctgttgtggtgtatgtctaacagtgaagtgtcggacgatgccatcattttcacagaccttattgaaatgatcatttttgtattcacctccattgtctgtgcgaatacacttgattctcctgcctgtctgattctccaccatcgtcttccatttgagaaaaattcccaacacttcatctttgctcttcattgtatacacccatactcttcgggaaaaatcatcaacaaaggttacaaaatagtgcttcccacccaatgaaggtgttttggaaggaccccaaacatcagagtgtacataatccaaaatgcctttagtattatggatcgatgtaccaaatttaacccttgtctgtttccctttaacacaatgctcacaaaactccaagttgtaagcctttactccttttaacaatccttgatctgatagagttttcaaggattttcctccagcatgtcccaagcgcatgtgtcatagcttggttgcttctgcctttttgtcgtcactggatgttactgtcgctgtcccaataactgtactgccacgatagcggtacatattattattcttccgattagccttcattaccactagtgcaccggagcatactctcatcactccattttctgcaatgattttgaacccttttgattctagggctcccacagagatgagattcttcttcaaatccggtacatatcgaacatctatcaatgttctgatcattccatcatggttccttaatcgtattgaaccaatgccatatgaggtaagagggctgttatccgctgtgtggatgactccatattctccttcttgaaattccacgaaccagtccctgttgggacacatatgatagctacaagccgagtccatcaaccatatgtctgatgatgttgatgactctgttgtaactaatgagaagtctgaatcatcacaatcagctacatttgaatccataatagcctttccattgttatgtttggccttattcttcaacttcggacagtctttcttccagtgccctttttctcgacaaaaggcacattcatctttgctgggtctggatcttgacttggatcttcccttctttgtcctcgtttgattttgaggacgacccctcacaaacagtgcttctccttctccgcccttctgtttttctcgctttctttgttcatagctgtacaaagctgaacaaacttctctgagagaaatttcgtcatttccatggagtagagtagtttcaaggtgctcgtactcatcaggaagtgacgccaacaacattaaggccaagtcaccatcatcataagttgtatccatattttgcaaatctgtgaccaacttattgaaactggtgatatgttcattcatcgtggtaccaggaacataggtgaagtgaaacagtcttttcttcatgtacaatttattttgactgtttttcttcaaaaatttatcctccagtgctttccataatttacttgcagaagtttcctttgtgtatggatatttctgctctctagcaaggtaggatcgaatggtaccgcaagcaacacggttgataattctccaatcttcttctccaataacatctggtttcttttcttcaatggccagatctagcccttgttgaaaaaggacatctagaacctcgccttgccacatcccaaaatgttcggacccgtcaaaaatttctaccgcaaatttcgcatttaacacaattcttgtcataagcgaagatgccaatgatggcgtattgttgacacttgatgtagattcttcttgtttattgtcccccatatttgacacaaatattatttaatagctgacgacacaaatcaagattatttcctttctgatgtagaagatcagactaagctgcaactacagagcatactcagacagaaccttgactcagttaccaagataaatcttttctgatgtggaagatcagactatgctgcaaccacagagcatacttagacagtaccttgctctgataccaatttttgcggaagccaaatgtatatagtgtgaataagtcacaactactataccaaaattatgacagccaccaaataataaataagacaataaagcaacaataaagggaacaccagaatttacgaggttcggctaattttgcctactcctcggacacaaccaatattttattccactccaaaaatacaagtgaaataatactaaagagagaagatacaaatgccttaaacagatgagaaggcaaatgagaggtgtgtttcaatcctaaacattaggccttcttttataggggaaaaatcccccccaaacttaactcccaaccaatgtgggactttggcattttgccaaacttcaacaatcACAACGTTATTGTGATTTGGTTTGCATTACATATATAAAACTTTTATTTTAAGCAACTCATTATCTAACTTTAGCAATTACTTATGGTACGTATTTGTAATATTTGACACAAGATATTTGTGCAATGCAGTATagagactagtactatattaaaagtgggaAGCCCTTAAGTCAAAAGTTAAATTATAGAAATGCCCCTTAAAAATCTAACCCTATTTAATAATAAGTGCATCAAATTCAAGTTTTGGGTGTTATCATTATTTAAGTAATGGTCTACGTCACTTGCATGATGAATGTGGATTATAGGATATGAATTATAGGGATGCATTTATAGAGAAGATTAAGCGTTTCAACCAGAATTGTAAGCGCAAACTTCACAAATTGTACCgtgaaaaaaaataagaaatgtaTAGAAGACAAAAAATAGAATGCCCTAATGTGCTGGACACTTTCTATGGATTGGGCAAAATATTTTAGCAGAAAAGTCATGGAGGTTTATCTAAATCTGTCACAACACGAAACAACAATTGATTGTGAgaagcaaaaaaaagaaaaagattttgatCTCTTTGTCCCCAAATCAACGTGACAAATGGTGCAGCCAAGAAAAACTTAAAATTCAAGGTGAACAAAAAAACGCTACAAAAATCAAGTTCTATATTTTCTCTACTTATTTATCTTCCTTTATCTTTTCTAATGTTGAGAAACTTATTTTCATAAATGTTTGGATAATGACAACTCTTGTAATAAACGTTAAATGCATATTTGTTGTGTTTAGGAATGGCATTAGTTAATGCTATAGTTAACTTTGTTATTTTATTGCTACAATGAGATCCACTAATAACGTAACATATTATGGTTACatgcataaaaattatatatGTGGAAGTTTACTTTAACTTGTGGGATGATATGAAGCAATTTTATTTGGAAAATCATACATGTAAATCACGAGAATGAATAAAACTTTCATTTGGATATTATTTGGGATCATGAGAAGAAACAATTAAACTTTGATTGTTTCTTTTCGTAGGATTAGATGATATCCAATTATTTAACCTCGATAAAATGTCATTATACGATGATTCACATTAATTGTTATCAGAAACTTATACTTATTCTTTCACGTATAATTATTTACTCAAaacttttaataatatttatattgtattattttacaaaagcGTGGACTACATAACTTGCCATACACGATAATAATTATTCAGAAACTTGTATTTATTCTATCACATATAACTATTTACTCAAAgctttatttcaaaatatttatattaaattattttacaaAAGCGTATATTATATAACTTGACATACACATGTAACGCATGTGACGAGAAACTAGTTAAATTAAAATATTGTAAGGcttatgcttttttttttttttttttggattctaGGGGTTAGGGGTATGGTATCCTACTCTCTTGGTTTCACTACATATATGAGAAGCACAGTGAATTCAATCTGATAATTTGATTTGATTGAGGTTGCTTCCTAATTGTTATAACTTCATCAGGATGTTACTATAATAATGAActtgtttttttaatttctttatgTGCATTCATATGTCTATGATGTGCAAGTGTTATATGTATTTGTTGAAATCTATCTATGTTGGAGGCATTTGAGATGTTGGATGCATGCTTCGGACTACATTGAGTTAGTTGGATGGTGTGGGTGTTTAAAACACGGCTATAAGTGTTGCCTTAAGGCTGTTCGCGCGCTCTACGGGGATCAAAATGGACTGTGGGTGAGAAAAGGGCAACACTGGTCAAAATGAACTGGTGCTATGATCACAATTAGGGAGCCGCAGTCACAACATTAGTGATTTCTGCATTGTAACAAAGGAAGTTGCGATCACAACACATGATTCACGATCTCAGCAAGGCAAGCTCTGCGAGGCAGTAAACCCAAGCTCAAAGATGCGATCGTGAACCCGGTTGCTACAATCGCCACTACTATGAGGCTGCTGAGATATTGAGCTCAGCTTCATAAATTGTGAAAACGGCCCCAAGGACCACTTATCACAGCTTTCTTCCTAGGATCTCAAATATTCAGTGTTAAAATCAGCCGATCACTGCACAAGGCCTGCGATCGTAGCAAAGGTATTTCATACCTACAACCataaattttatcattttctcgACTCCCCCACCGCAAACTCAGTCCATGAAGATGAAATCACTTCCCACTTCTTCTCAATATCAAGGTAGCTCGAATTTAACTTGGTTTAAGCTATTCCTACTATAATACCACTTGATTTAACTCTCAAATCATAGATTTTTGGTTGGATTCCCTATTCTGCCAAATTTCACCCAGGTATACTAGGGTTTGAACTATGGAGGTAGTTTGAGATATTTGACTCTACCCAACTATTTTATAGACTTTATAGTTTATGGGTGGCGTGATTATGCTATGAGAATGATGTGAAGGGGTCGGATGAATCAAGATTCACCATAgattaccatgaaaatggtagcATGACTATGGCCAAGTCCCAAAAGATGGATTAGCCTTCCATTTGCATTGGTTTTACAACAAGTCTATACATCCGTATTAACTATTAACTCCTAAGGCTCAAAGCCTACAAAACCTAAGACCTCCTTTGAACAATGGAGCTAGTTACAAGTTTGAACTGATCTGTAAATTCGTTTCTGCATCAACATTTTACATTGATGAATGGGCGAATttgaaacaaaatgaaaaaaaggagaaaaaactaTCTTCTTAgcttgtttgaagaacttgaaattgcCTGCTGTAGATATCTCAGTGTCTTTTGATGATTAAGGAATCCCATAAACCAGAACTCAAAATCATCCTCTGTAACTACTTGTATATACTTCTGTGATCGCTTTTCCATATTTTCactctcttttgctttctttgtCTTACTTATTGGGATCGATACCTGCAATTGTTTATTGGTCTATTAGATTATGCTTTACATGGCTCGAATAGAGATGCAAGGAAACCAGAGCAGAGGGGTACCTTATAACGGATTCTAAGCAATTTTCCAGTTGGAGATAAGAGCTTTATTGATCGCTCACTGCAGAAAGCAATCTTATCAGTAGAGATGAAGAGAAGCCCTGCCATTGGACCAGCTGTAGTTGATAAATAGCATTGAGAAACCTTCAATAGCTTTTCATCATTTCTAACACTAAACTTCTGCTTGAATATTCTCTCCAACCCTCCTACTTGAAGTATTTTTGCCCCGAGGCTCAATTTTCCCTTCACAGTTTCTGTTAGCTTCGGGCTAAGGCTCACTGCACAATTAAAGTTGAAACATTAACTTCATTACAATCAATACTTTCTATCGTATATACATGTAAATAGTGCTTTTTTGCATGGTTTTGTACATCATGACTCACTTATCTGTGTTCTTTAGATTTACATTCTTTCATTTGGCCATGCTTCACTTGCAACTACTGAAATCATTATATGCAAGCTGAAGTTTGATTACCAGTATTTCCAATATTGAAAAACTTGTTTGATGAGTATGTCAAGTGAAAATTGGTTTTAAGACACTATACATCAATTTTTTCCCCAGGTTCGTTCATGCCCGAACACAACTGAATCAAATACTCTTTTGCATCTTCAATTTCaactactttttttttattttaactataGAAGTGCTTACCATGTTCGCGAATGCCTTGCGCAAGATAGTCCATCCTTTCTCCCAGTTTGCTCATCTTACCAATCACAGATTTTCCTGCATATTCaagaatatttttatctttaagaTTTCTTCATTCAAGGGTCATTAATACTCAGTACTAGTACAAGAACAAGTTGATTCATCAAGAGACAACGGAAATACTCACTTTGCTTTAATTTAGATAAGATCTTTGAAGTTACAAATGGAACAATATGGTCTTGGCAAGAAGATAGGGATAGTAGTCTTTTTGGCTGCCTTTCAAATGAGCATACTGCTGAATTCATTGGAATATCCACCACATCTCCACTGAGTAAGTTCTTCATTGTGATTCTGATTCTGCAGTGGAATATTGCTGTATTGTGAATTGTGATGGTCAGTGAGAAATATTTAAGTTTTGGTTGATGGTTTAAGAACATTTCTTGTAGGGGTTTGAGGAGAAGTTGATGAATCTTTTTACTAATTGTTGCATGAGTCACCTTTGGGTCATCAACAACCATAAAAGATAATGCATGTGCttttttagaattttcttttgtACCAAGAAGAAAAGGTTGTCTAGAAGATGGAATGTTGGCTGAGATTTTCAAAAGTTTCAGTGTCTTCCATAATCTTTTTGTAAATTGTAATTTGAAATATTCAAAATCTAAGTGCAGTGCATGTTCAAcctctcctttcttttctttgttttccctTTGCTTTGTGTCCATCTCTCTCTATATATTATCTCTCTCTCTCACGCACACATAAAGGTGGTGTCCAGTTCAGTTGGTGGGCACCTCAACTATTCCTTCGGTTGGTACCTGCGACCTCCATCAACACAAGTTCTAAGTAATGCTACTCACCAAAACTAAGGTAGATGAGatgaaatcacctagtgtttttagTGTTTGCTGTGAATTAAACCCTGGTCTCTCATAGTTTTAATCTATGTCTTACTGTGCTGCGTAGGTTTTGAAAATGtctttcttttagttgtctgggCAATTACAGTAAACTAATCTCATTGCTGACTAATTTTGTTATCAAGATTTGGGGGCACATGTGGTGTTTAAACTTTTGAGTTGGCAGATTTGCTTTGTCATGCAACCTACTTTTGCAAGTTGAGTAAAAGTACGAGTAACCTATGTATTTTGAAGTCATcttatcaatacctaaaagaccTTTTGTACTTTTCTATGCATATCGACTCATAAATTCCATTCGTGGGCCACATTTCTCTATAGTCGCatgtaatatttgtttttctaacCATAATCTTATTTAGTTTCTTCTAAAACTTAGAATTTCACTTGGTATTATCATATGGCACTTCTTTATGGCTCTGAGTTGATAATCTTTTATATGTAAAAGGATTTAATAAGCATTTAGTTTAAATAAAACTAATAGTTTGACTTCATACAGGGATATTGTTATGGCTCTGAAGTTGAACCGTTTTGCTGAGAAGCAAGTTGTTCTGGTTGGATTGTTACATTCGGTAAAACTTACCTGCACACGGTATTTACAACAATCCAACGAATATATGACACACGTCTTCACATATGTTGTTATAGTTAAACCGTATCCTTACCTCAAAGTTGCTATTCAAAGATTTCAATCTGTGGGTAGGGCCAGCAGATCTTGTGCTTGTCTGGATTATATTAACTTCTCTTTTAAGGCAGCAGTTACCTTATCTTGAGGTGTAAAGGCAGATCTGTAGGCCATTTTATGTCGACCTTACGTTGAACACACCACGCACGCATGACAAATGATTTGAAATTCTTGAGTAACCTAACTTCTTGCTCCATAATTTGACCAACCTTTCCTGTTGGATGACAATACTTTGAAAATTCCTTTTTTGATGACCGAGAAATCCGTCTGGGGCTGATCCTTTGGACCAACCGCAGCCttcgaaactcggtggataatgggcccgcccctctacccttctccacttaaataccaggctttgTTTTGCATGGTGTGGgggcttgaacctgtgacctaaGATACAAATCCACCACCCTTTGAAGATTCTAAAGAAACAAAAAGTATTTAGAGATGAATTTTATGCACAGGAAATAGTTATTAATTCATAATTTTATAGAtcttataattatttattttcgaCCATGGGGACTTGGGAGATGAGTACCCTGTTCTCTTATGTCAGTACTGGATAGATATATACACATGAACATGTATATAGATATATGTATAACCAACTAGGGCTGTGATGGAGTGGTAAGTACTTTGTCATCCTTAATTGGATGTTTCGAGTTCGAGCTCTGGATGTAGAGTCGACTTTATTAGGGAGCACTTTAACTTGGCACACTCTATAACActtcaactatatatatatatatatatatatatatatatatatatatatatatatatatatatatatatatatatatatatataacaatggGTCAAATCTCATACTTTGATTGAATTGGGGTTTGCAGTCTAACGATTACAATTTTATTATGTTGACATTTTACTAAGGATATTACAACAAGCTTGTTTTCTTTGGGAGAGACCACCCCGTCTTTTTCAAACCTTTTCCAGACATCTTGAGTGATCTTTTCACAATTTAAAAGTGGTTCCTTTTCTCTTACCAATTTATTAAATGAGATAAAGCTAGTTTAatgttttaaaattttgatataagATCATTTGAGAATATTAGATTTAAAGCTCATAGATGACAGATGCAACGTATTTTATTCAGTAATATGTTATCGtcttttgtttcccattttcttaTCCTTTCTTATCTCAATGGATAAATAAAACAATCAAGAAATGAACAATATAATTTGGTTTGATTGAGGTTGCTTCCTAACTATTATAACTTCATCAGGATGTTACTATTATAATGAacttgtttcttttttatttctgtaTGTGCATTCAATTAATGCCTATGATGTGTAAAAGTGTTAATTGTATTTGTTCAAAATTGTATCTGTCTATGTAAGAGGCATTTGAGATGTTCGATGCATGCTTGGCCCTATATTGAGTTAGTTGTATGGTGTGGGTGTTTAAAACATGCGTATGAGTTTTGCCTTAAGGCTGTTTGCTGGCTCGCTATAGGGATCAAAACGGACTGTGGGTGAGAAAATGGCAATAATGGTCAAAATAAACTGATGCTATGATCACAATTGCGGAGCCATGATCACaacattagtttttttttttttgttgcatgGTAACAGAGGAAGTTGGGATCACAACACATGACTCACGATCGCAGCTAGGCAAGGTCTGGGAGGTAGTAAGCccaagctcaaaaatcgcgaTCCTGAGCCGGTTGCTGCAATCGCCACTCTATGAGCTGGCTGAAATATTGAGCTCAACTTCATAAATTGTGAACACGGCCCCAAGGACCGCAATCACAGCTTTCTTTCTGGGATCTGAAATCTTCAGTGTTGCgatcagtagcattcttgggacatattcTGGGCGAtacagtagcattcttgggcggtGCGTTGTTCGCCTTGGatactgaatattccccatggagtAGGGAACTTGATTACCTGATAGAGGCTCGATGGTATGGCCCTCATGGAGTGTATCCATGGGTGCCCTATGATGGCATTGTAGGTTGTTTCTTGGTTC is a genomic window of Nicotiana tabacum cultivar K326 chromosome 16, ASM71507v2, whole genome shotgun sequence containing:
- the LOC107769646 gene encoding GEM-like protein 6; the protein is MDTKQRENKEKKGEVEHALHLDFEYFKLQFTKRLWKTLKLLKISANIPSSRQPFLLGTKENSKKAHALSFMVVDDPKVTHATISKKIHQLLLKPLQEMFLNHQPKLKYFSLTITIHNTAIFHCRIRITMKNLLSGDVVDIPMNSAVCSFERQPKRLLSLSSCQDHIVPFVTSKILSKLKQRKSVIGKMSKLGERMDYLAQGIREHVSLSPKLTETVKGKLSLGAKILQVGGLERIFKQKFSVRNDEKLLKVSQCYLSTTAGPMAGLLFISTDKIAFCSERSIKLLSPTGKLLRIRYKVSIPISKTKKAKESENMEKRSQKYIQVVTEDDFEFWFMGFLNHQKTLRYLQQAISSSSNKLRR